One segment of Niveibacterium microcysteis DNA contains the following:
- a CDS encoding DsbC family protein, translating to MKHLVAATALFATLTAPAFGGEAEIRKAVNDFIGQEAIQSVTRTTYGGLYEVVLETGEMVYTDEQGSFFIDGQLVDLKRRTNITAERQAVLNKVNIGDLPLDQAVKTVRGNGKRTLVTFEDPNCGYCKRFVAEAQQLKDVTIYTFLYPILSPDSAEKSKAIWCSKDRSATWQGWMIDGKLAKAADCSNPIEKNVALGRKLRINGTPTMFLADGSRLGGFMPRAKLEEAIAQAEKNKPAKGK from the coding sequence ATGAAGCATCTCGTCGCCGCCACGGCGCTGTTCGCCACCCTCACCGCCCCCGCCTTTGGCGGCGAGGCGGAAATCCGCAAGGCGGTTAACGATTTCATCGGCCAGGAGGCGATCCAGTCCGTCACCCGGACGACCTACGGCGGCCTCTATGAAGTGGTGCTGGAAACCGGCGAGATGGTCTACACCGACGAGCAGGGCAGCTTCTTCATCGACGGCCAGCTGGTTGACCTGAAGCGTCGCACCAACATCACGGCCGAGCGCCAGGCGGTGCTCAACAAGGTAAATATCGGGGACCTGCCGCTCGACCAGGCGGTGAAAACGGTGCGCGGCAATGGCAAGCGCACGCTGGTGACGTTCGAGGATCCCAACTGCGGCTATTGCAAGCGTTTCGTAGCCGAAGCGCAGCAGCTCAAGGACGTGACGATCTACACCTTCCTGTACCCGATCCTTTCGCCAGATTCGGCCGAAAAGTCCAAAGCGATCTGGTGCAGCAAGGATCGCTCGGCAACGTGGCAGGGCTGGATGATCGACGGCAAGCTGGCCAAGGCGGCCGACTGCAGCAACCCGATCGAAAAGAACGTCGCGCTGGGTCGCAAACTGCGCATCAACGGCACGCCGACGATGTTCCTCGCCGATGGTTCGCGCCTTGGCGGCTTCATGCCGCGCGCGAAACTCGAAGAGGCGATTGCGCAAGCCGAGAAGAACAAGCCGGCCAAGGGCAAGTAA
- a CDS encoding UbiH/UbiF family hydroxylase has product MELDVLIVGAGLAGGSLACALAGSPLRVGMLEARPPRRADGWDARVYAVSPTNVDFLTRIRAWQHLDASRINRVEAMQVFGDRGGALNFSAYDAGLDALAWILEASPLAVELWETLRRQPNLSLLCPARPNALDVDDDAATVTLDDGRRIRARLVVAADGADSWVRGAAGLPVHTTPYGELGVVANFKCEGAHHDTAFQWFREDGILAWLPLPENRISIVWSTPEAHARELLSLAPDEFCTRVAAAGGNRLGKLELVTPPAGFPLRLMQVPRVVAPRVALIGDAAHAIHPLSGHGINLGFQDARVLADLLNGLPAHRDCGELTTLRRYARARNEEVRLMQGVTHALNRLFRPRNPLLAALRNGGMQVTNRLPVVRSALVRYAAGLI; this is encoded by the coding sequence ATGGAACTGGATGTCCTGATCGTCGGCGCCGGCCTCGCCGGCGGTAGCCTCGCCTGCGCCCTGGCCGGCAGCCCGCTGCGCGTCGGCATGCTCGAAGCCCGTCCGCCCCGCCGCGCCGATGGCTGGGATGCACGCGTCTACGCCGTCAGCCCGACGAACGTCGACTTCCTCACGCGCATCCGTGCCTGGCAGCATCTTGACGCAAGCCGCATCAACCGCGTCGAAGCGATGCAGGTGTTCGGCGATCGCGGTGGCGCGCTGAACTTCTCGGCCTACGACGCCGGCCTCGATGCGCTGGCCTGGATTCTGGAAGCTTCGCCGTTGGCCGTTGAGCTGTGGGAAACGCTGCGCCGCCAACCCAATCTGAGCCTGCTGTGCCCCGCGCGCCCCAACGCACTGGACGTCGACGACGACGCGGCAACCGTGACGCTCGACGACGGGCGTCGCATCCGTGCCCGCCTCGTTGTGGCGGCCGATGGCGCCGACTCGTGGGTACGCGGTGCCGCGGGCCTGCCGGTGCACACCACCCCTTACGGCGAACTCGGCGTCGTGGCCAACTTCAAGTGCGAAGGCGCACATCACGACACCGCCTTCCAGTGGTTTCGCGAAGACGGCATCCTCGCGTGGTTGCCACTGCCCGAGAACCGGATCTCGATTGTGTGGTCCACCCCGGAGGCACACGCACGGGAATTGCTGTCGCTGGCGCCCGATGAGTTCTGCACACGGGTGGCTGCGGCAGGCGGGAACCGGCTTGGCAAGCTGGAACTCGTGACCCCGCCTGCGGGCTTTCCGCTTCGGCTGATGCAGGTTCCGCGGGTCGTCGCACCGCGCGTTGCGTTGATTGGCGACGCAGCGCACGCGATCCACCCGCTCTCAGGGCACGGCATCAACCTGGGCTTTCAGGACGCCCGCGTACTGGCCGATCTGCTCAACGGGCTGCCCGCACACCGCGATTGCGGCGAGCTGACAACCCTGCGCCGCTATGCCCGGGCGCGTAACGAGGAAGTGCGGCTGATGCAGGGGGTCACCCACGCCTTGAACCGCCTCTTCCGCCCCCGCAACCCGCTGCTGGCCGCCTTACGCAACGGCGGCATGCAAGTAACCAACCGACTGCCGGTCGTGCGCAGCGCCCTCGTGCGCTACGCGGCTGGCCTGATCTGA
- a CDS encoding alpha-amylase family glycosyl hydrolase, whose protein sequence is MRSELKRRILASCLALAGLAAWPVCAETPAAPAAKAPAAVAVPATVDGFSDVGPVPFAPVDSGLAPDWYKKGVFTEILVRAYQDSNGDGIGDLKGLTSRLDYLKSVGITGIWLMPIFRSSDHDHGYAVENYREIEPDYGTLADFDNLIAEAHKRGIGIIVDYVMNHSSADHKLFDASMKVKSPYRDWYVWAQPHPEGWTTFSGDPWREMGDWYYYAAFDAGMPDFNLRKQEVVDFHMNNLRFWLNRGVDGFRFDAVGVLYENGSIAWDNQPENHVLMNKVRQLLDQYGKRYMVCEAPSDPVPFAGENSCGSAFAFGLQKHIVHSVKMGRVMPDLLYTLQTFPVARMGTILSNHDWFAGARPWRQFNGDVKSYKMAAATLLTLPGMPFIYYGEEIGLGLSDESYHDDQKIRGPMAWDANQPFGGFTNSDSAFRPLVQNWKTNNVAAEDANPTSLLNWYRALIGLRDNEPALSVGSFKPISAQDEQIFAFEREYEGTRMLVLLNYAYRDGKLDLPAGFDASKWQTVFPAGGQLKVAPKKVKKGEAAKLELQMGTQEVMVLKAIK, encoded by the coding sequence ATGCGAAGTGAGCTGAAGCGACGGATTCTGGCGTCTTGCCTAGCCCTGGCCGGGCTGGCCGCCTGGCCGGTTTGTGCCGAAACGCCCGCCGCCCCCGCGGCCAAGGCGCCTGCAGCCGTAGCGGTACCCGCTACGGTGGATGGGTTCTCCGATGTCGGCCCGGTGCCGTTTGCGCCGGTGGATAGCGGCCTCGCTCCCGACTGGTACAAAAAGGGTGTGTTTACCGAGATCCTCGTGCGCGCCTACCAGGACAGCAACGGCGACGGCATCGGTGACCTCAAGGGCCTCACGAGTCGGCTGGACTACCTCAAGTCGGTCGGCATCACCGGCATCTGGCTGATGCCGATCTTCCGCAGCAGCGACCATGACCACGGCTATGCGGTCGAGAATTACCGCGAGATCGAGCCCGACTACGGCACGCTGGCCGACTTCGACAACCTGATCGCCGAGGCGCACAAGCGCGGCATCGGCATCATCGTCGACTATGTGATGAACCACAGCTCGGCCGACCACAAGCTGTTCGACGCCTCCATGAAGGTCAAGTCGCCCTACCGCGACTGGTATGTCTGGGCGCAGCCGCACCCCGAAGGCTGGACGACCTTCTCGGGCGACCCGTGGCGCGAGATGGGCGATTGGTACTACTACGCTGCCTTCGATGCCGGCATGCCCGACTTCAACCTGCGCAAGCAGGAGGTGGTCGATTTCCACATGAACAACCTGCGCTTCTGGCTCAACCGCGGCGTGGATGGCTTCCGCTTTGATGCGGTTGGCGTGCTGTACGAAAACGGCTCGATCGCATGGGACAACCAGCCGGAAAACCATGTGCTGATGAACAAGGTCCGTCAGCTGCTGGACCAGTACGGCAAGCGCTACATGGTGTGTGAAGCACCGAGCGACCCGGTGCCGTTTGCCGGCGAGAACTCGTGCGGCAGCGCGTTTGCGTTCGGCCTGCAGAAGCACATCGTGCATAGCGTGAAGATGGGCCGCGTGATGCCCGATCTGCTCTACACGCTGCAGACCTTCCCGGTCGCACGCATGGGCACGATCCTGTCGAACCACGACTGGTTTGCCGGTGCGCGCCCGTGGCGCCAGTTCAACGGCGATGTGAAGAGCTACAAGATGGCCGCGGCCACCTTGCTGACGCTGCCGGGCATGCCCTTCATCTACTACGGCGAAGAAATCGGCCTTGGCCTGTCGGACGAGAGCTACCACGACGACCAGAAGATCCGTGGCCCGATGGCCTGGGATGCGAACCAGCCCTTTGGTGGCTTCACCAACTCCGACTCGGCCTTCCGCCCGCTGGTGCAGAACTGGAAGACCAACAACGTCGCTGCCGAAGACGCGAACCCGACGTCGCTGCTCAACTGGTACCGCGCCCTGATCGGGCTTCGCGACAATGAACCGGCCCTCTCGGTTGGCAGCTTCAAGCCCATCTCGGCGCAGGACGAGCAGATCTTTGCGTTCGAGCGTGAGTACGAAGGCACCCGGATGCTGGTGCTGCTCAACTACGCCTACCGCGACGGCAAGCTCGATCTGCCCGCCGGCTTCGATGCCAGCAAGTGGCAAACGGTCTTCCCGGCCGGTGGTCAGCTCAAGGTGGCACCGAAGAAGGTCAAGAAGGGCGAAGCCGCGAAACTCGAATTGCAGATGGGCACGCAGGAAGTGATGGTGCTCAAGGCGATCAAGTAA
- a CDS encoding LysR family transcriptional regulator yields the protein MQLDANDLLLFARVAESGSFSRAAERVGLPKSTVSRRIAALEANLGERVLTRTTRRLTLTDFGQGLLEHANRLAEEVDAAAALAEHRQSEPSGRLRVSMPADFAATVLADMLVDFAERYPAVTLELDLSPRRVDLVGENFDLAVRMGDLPDDATLVARRLADVRPGLFASPRYLAAHGTPSEPPALLDHRAVLLLSRDGDPAIWRLRRGNERWEGNPPGRLIANSMGLMIGFALRDAGIALVPQDFVAAHVARGELLRVLPDWAAPPVTAWAVMPSRRWVPAKTRAFVDRLTETLARCDRRPIP from the coding sequence ATGCAACTGGACGCCAACGACCTGCTGCTGTTCGCCCGCGTCGCCGAGAGCGGCAGTTTCAGCCGCGCGGCGGAACGGGTCGGCCTGCCCAAGTCCACCGTATCGCGCCGAATCGCCGCGCTCGAAGCGAACCTGGGCGAACGCGTGCTGACCCGGACCACCCGCCGCCTGACGCTGACCGACTTCGGCCAGGGTCTGCTCGAGCACGCCAACCGCTTGGCGGAGGAAGTGGATGCCGCTGCGGCGCTCGCCGAACACAGGCAGAGCGAACCAAGTGGCCGTCTGCGCGTTTCGATGCCGGCTGATTTCGCGGCAACCGTGCTCGCCGACATGCTGGTGGACTTCGCAGAGCGCTATCCGGCGGTCACCCTTGAACTGGACCTGTCGCCGCGGCGGGTGGACCTGGTCGGCGAGAACTTCGATCTGGCCGTGCGCATGGGCGATTTGCCCGACGACGCGACGCTGGTCGCCCGCCGTCTGGCGGATGTGCGGCCGGGCCTGTTCGCGTCGCCGCGCTATCTGGCGGCGCACGGCACACCGTCCGAGCCGCCGGCGCTGCTGGACCACCGCGCCGTGCTCTTGCTGAGCCGCGACGGCGATCCGGCGATCTGGCGGCTGCGTCGTGGCAACGAGCGCTGGGAAGGCAACCCGCCAGGGCGCCTGATCGCGAACTCGATGGGCCTGATGATTGGCTTTGCCCTGCGCGACGCGGGCATTGCGCTCGTGCCGCAGGACTTCGTCGCCGCGCACGTCGCGCGTGGCGAGCTGTTGCGGGTGCTGCCCGACTGGGCTGCCCCGCCGGTCACCGCTTGGGCGGTCATGCCGAGCCGGCGCTGGGTGCCCGCCAAGACTCGGGCGTTCGTGGACCGCCTGACCGAAACCCTGGCGCGGTGCGACCGCAGGCCCATCCCCTGA
- a CDS encoding FMN-dependent NADH-azoreductase yields MNILQINTSAKRNASESTRLANRITESLLAKHAGANVTVRDLAANPLPAIDETILGALFTPADARTAAQNEIVAASDALIAELQAADVLVLGVPMYNLGVPAQAKHWIDAIARAGVTFRYTANGPEGLVKGKTVYLALTRGGIYRDTPMDTLLPYLRTVLGFLGMTDVRPVFAEGLAMGAEAAVKAFAEAEREIEALV; encoded by the coding sequence ATGAACATCCTGCAGATCAATACCAGCGCCAAACGCAACGCATCGGAATCGACCCGCCTCGCCAACCGCATCACCGAGAGCCTGCTGGCCAAGCATGCCGGCGCTAACGTAACGGTGCGCGACCTCGCAGCGAATCCCTTGCCCGCTATCGACGAAACGATCCTTGGCGCGCTGTTTACGCCAGCAGACGCCCGCACCGCGGCGCAGAACGAGATCGTCGCCGCGAGCGACGCACTGATCGCCGAACTGCAGGCCGCCGACGTGCTGGTGTTGGGCGTGCCGATGTACAACCTGGGTGTGCCGGCGCAGGCCAAGCACTGGATTGACGCGATTGCCCGTGCCGGCGTGACCTTCCGTTACACCGCCAACGGCCCCGAGGGGCTGGTCAAGGGCAAGACGGTCTACCTTGCGCTGACCCGCGGTGGCATCTACCGTGATACGCCGATGGATACGCTGCTGCCTTACTTGCGCACGGTGCTGGGTTTCCTTGGCATGACCGACGTGCGCCCGGTGTTTGCCGAAGGTTTGGCGATGGGCGCGGAGGCTGCCGTCAAGGCATTCGCCGAAGCTGAACGCGAAATCGAAGCGCTGGTCTGA
- a CDS encoding pirin family protein: protein MNAPETITLTRSRKVERLVTGVPTSDGAGVKLTRVLTQPLQRRLDPFLMLDAFGSESASDYIAGFPPHPHRGFETITYMLTGRMRHRDSAGHEGLVEDGGVQWMSAARGVIHSEMPEQNEGRMEGFQLWLNLPGAHKMDAPWYRDIPGAAIPEFVDAGGATVRVIAGESHGVAGAMQRPDTEPLYLDVHLPAGSRFEQRIPAGHNAFVYVYRGEVALGGDQDGVGERRMAILANAPDAEGVVVQACRDARLIIVAGKPLGEPIVQYGPFVMNTREEIEATLREFRDGSFEAQAGSLAG, encoded by the coding sequence ATGAACGCGCCCGAAACCATCACGCTGACCCGCTCCCGCAAGGTCGAGCGCCTCGTCACCGGCGTGCCGACCTCCGACGGCGCCGGGGTCAAGCTGACCCGTGTGCTGACGCAGCCGCTGCAGCGCCGGCTCGATCCCTTCCTGATGCTGGACGCCTTCGGCAGTGAATCGGCCTCCGACTACATCGCCGGTTTTCCGCCGCATCCGCACCGCGGGTTCGAGACCATCACCTACATGCTCACCGGCCGCATGCGTCATCGCGATAGCGCCGGCCATGAAGGCCTGGTCGAGGACGGCGGGGTGCAGTGGATGAGCGCTGCGCGCGGCGTGATCCACTCCGAAATGCCGGAGCAGAACGAAGGCCGCATGGAAGGTTTCCAGCTTTGGTTGAACCTGCCGGGCGCGCACAAGATGGATGCGCCGTGGTATCGCGACATTCCGGGCGCGGCAATCCCTGAGTTCGTCGACGCGGGCGGCGCTACGGTGCGCGTGATCGCGGGGGAAAGCCATGGCGTGGCCGGTGCGATGCAGCGGCCGGATACCGAGCCGCTGTATCTGGACGTGCATCTGCCGGCAGGTAGCCGCTTCGAGCAACGCATTCCGGCGGGGCACAACGCCTTCGTCTATGTTTATCGCGGCGAAGTGGCGCTGGGTGGTGACCAGGACGGGGTGGGCGAGCGGCGCATGGCGATCCTCGCGAACGCCCCGGATGCGGAGGGCGTTGTGGTGCAGGCTTGCCGCGATGCACGATTGATCATTGTTGCGGGTAAGCCGCTTGGTGAGCCGATCGTGCAGTACGGCCCCTTCGTGATGAACACCCGCGAAGAGATCGAGGCGACGTTGCGCGAATTCCGTGACGGCAGCTTCGAGGCCCAGGCCGGCTCGCTGGCGGGCTGA
- a CDS encoding TonB-dependent receptor plug domain-containing protein gives MRVFRLPCWLLIGLAARASAGETRESPAAPDSEPARIVVTGTRDAQAARRDAATAKVIIGREEIEKYGEATVGDLLRRLPGVTVSGAPGSPGEVKMRGLSGAYTQILVDGERIGGHGRNRAGPIDLIPAEMIERIEIVRGGVAEFSAQAVAGTINIVLRDDAGRAQTRLRPGLSEVDGHVSPQIGLQNTGRSGGLSWLFSANANQRDQIADQMRHSLDYDDSGALETEALTHREVTQRTRDASLAPRLTWRLDRANQLSLQLFATHTESEAHGDEHTQALFGTPKAATAHEDSSRERDLWRLGGGWRLRWNDGDTLNLRLGLNGNRERSSTLRNEYDAAGSTSSISDNQTTVREQGSSASLRWAAAEGATHTPAIGAEWTDNRRSEQAATLETGAAAISSNDNLEQRELNAAAYLQDEWRPFETTTLTGGLRREVLHSHTQDSAGAPLIARYGIWAPSLQLAQKFGEAGATVLRSSLARTFRAPRLDDLSGLTVRAPDNSLTRPDRSGNPELRPETAWGFELALERYFDAHSMASANLFTRRITDLIRRELTLGADGRWVSRPVNEGQAQVRGAELEWKLNLTSWLPAGPVLQINGNYTHTQTRDDAGNKLEDTPDQIANLGFEWQPAGPGWKLGGNVNWAHSYTVRLSDQQTRSVGDKTVYDAYVSWAMTRDALLRLSGSNLGGWGSSSRTTAETGGQPVADERIKVAGLPTWQLALELKF, from the coding sequence GTGCGCGTGTTCCGTCTGCCGTGCTGGCTGCTGATCGGGCTCGCCGCACGCGCCAGCGCCGGTGAAACCCGTGAATCCCCTGCGGCGCCCGATAGCGAACCGGCCAGGATCGTCGTAACCGGCACGCGCGACGCCCAAGCCGCTCGGCGCGATGCCGCCACAGCCAAGGTCATCATTGGTCGCGAGGAAATCGAGAAGTATGGCGAGGCGACGGTCGGTGATCTGCTGCGGCGCTTGCCGGGTGTAACCGTCAGTGGCGCACCGGGTTCGCCGGGCGAAGTGAAGATGCGCGGGCTGAGCGGCGCCTACACGCAAATTCTGGTTGATGGCGAACGGATCGGCGGGCACGGGCGTAACCGCGCCGGCCCGATCGACCTGATTCCGGCCGAGATGATCGAACGCATCGAGATTGTGCGCGGCGGCGTCGCCGAATTCAGCGCACAGGCGGTGGCCGGCACCATCAACATCGTGCTGCGCGATGATGCAGGGCGCGCGCAGACACGGCTGCGCCCGGGCCTGTCGGAAGTCGACGGCCATGTGTCGCCGCAGATCGGGCTACAGAACACCGGCCGCAGCGGCGGCTTGTCGTGGCTGTTTTCGGCCAACGCCAACCAGCGCGACCAGATTGCCGACCAGATGCGGCATAGCCTGGATTACGACGACAGCGGAGCGCTGGAGACCGAGGCGCTGACGCACCGCGAGGTGACACAGCGCACCCGCGACGCCAGCCTCGCCCCGCGCCTTACTTGGCGGCTCGACCGCGCGAACCAACTGAGCCTGCAACTCTTCGCCACCCACACCGAGAGCGAAGCGCACGGCGATGAACACACGCAAGCCCTGTTCGGCACACCCAAGGCGGCCACTGCCCATGAAGACAGCAGCCGCGAGCGGGATCTGTGGCGACTCGGCGGCGGCTGGCGCCTGCGTTGGAACGACGGCGACACACTGAACCTGCGCCTCGGCCTGAACGGCAACCGCGAACGCAGCAGCACACTGCGCAACGAGTACGACGCAGCCGGCAGCACCAGCAGCATCAGCGACAATCAAACGACGGTGCGGGAACAGGGCAGCAGCGCGTCGCTGCGTTGGGCTGCAGCCGAGGGCGCAACGCACACGCCGGCAATCGGCGCGGAATGGACCGACAACCGCCGCAGCGAACAGGCAGCCACGCTGGAGACCGGCGCAGCGGCAATCTCGTCCAATGACAATCTCGAACAGCGAGAGCTGAACGCCGCGGCCTACCTGCAGGATGAATGGCGCCCGTTCGAGACGACGACACTCACCGGTGGCCTGCGTCGTGAGGTGCTGCATTCCCACACGCAGGACAGCGCCGGGGCGCCGCTGATCGCGCGCTACGGCATCTGGGCGCCGTCGCTGCAACTGGCGCAAAAGTTCGGTGAAGCCGGGGCTACGGTGTTACGCAGCAGCCTCGCGCGCACCTTCCGCGCGCCGCGCCTGGACGATCTCTCGGGCTTGACGGTGCGCGCACCCGACAACAGCCTGACGCGGCCGGATCGCAGCGGCAACCCCGAATTGCGACCTGAAACCGCATGGGGCTTCGAGCTGGCGCTAGAACGCTACTTCGATGCGCACAGCATGGCCTCGGCCAACCTGTTCACCCGCCGCATCACCGATCTGATCCGCCGCGAGCTGACGCTGGGCGCCGATGGCCGCTGGGTATCACGCCCGGTTAACGAGGGGCAGGCGCAGGTCCGCGGTGCGGAGCTGGAATGGAAGCTGAACCTCACGAGCTGGCTTCCGGCCGGGCCCGTACTGCAGATCAACGGCAACTACACACACACGCAAACACGCGACGACGCCGGCAACAAGCTGGAAGACACGCCCGACCAGATCGCCAACCTCGGTTTTGAATGGCAGCCCGCCGGACCGGGGTGGAAACTCGGCGGCAACGTTAACTGGGCGCACAGCTACACCGTGCGGCTCTCCGACCAGCAGACGCGCAGCGTGGGCGACAAGACGGTGTACGACGCCTACGTAAGTTGGGCGATGACGCGCGACGCCCTGCTGCGCCTGAGTGGCTCCAACCTGGGCGGCTGGGGTAGCAGCAGCCGGACCACCGCGGAAACCGGCGGGCAGCCGGTGGCCGATGAGCGCATCAAGGTCGCCGGCCTGCCTACCTGGCAACTGGCACTCGAACTCAAGTTCTAG
- a CDS encoding L-threonylcarbamoyladenylate synthase, which yields MIQNPTPESLARAAALLRAGELVALPTETVYGLGADAANPQAAAKIFAAKGRPADHPLIVHLADAEALTVWAREIPKEAIALARAFWPGPLTLILKKEADVPDVVTGGQDTVGLRVPDHPVALALLRAFGGGIAAPSANRFGRISPTTAQHVFDELGESVAMILDGGACNVGIESTILDLSRLNEAGPVILRPGAIGPDAVAAVIGRRPAMRAPAAAHTEDTPRVSGSLAAHYAPRTPLALVASEALESALASAGPEAAVIARRTASTLAHRVWIQAPASAAGFAHDLYANLRALDALGASQILVEAPPAEAGWEAVLDRLGRAAVGSGEDDET from the coding sequence ATGATCCAGAACCCGACACCCGAATCGCTCGCCCGCGCCGCGGCCCTGCTACGCGCGGGCGAACTCGTCGCGCTGCCGACCGAGACGGTGTACGGGCTGGGTGCGGATGCCGCCAATCCACAGGCGGCGGCGAAGATCTTTGCCGCCAAGGGGCGCCCAGCCGACCACCCGCTGATCGTGCATCTGGCCGACGCCGAAGCGCTGACCGTTTGGGCGCGCGAGATTCCGAAGGAAGCAATCGCACTCGCCCGCGCCTTCTGGCCCGGCCCGCTGACGCTGATCCTGAAGAAGGAAGCGGATGTGCCGGACGTGGTCACCGGCGGGCAAGACACCGTCGGCCTGCGCGTGCCGGATCACCCCGTCGCGCTCGCGTTGCTGCGCGCCTTCGGCGGCGGTATCGCGGCGCCCTCGGCCAACCGCTTCGGCCGCATCAGCCCGACCACTGCTCAGCATGTGTTCGACGAACTGGGCGAAAGCGTCGCGATGATCCTCGACGGCGGCGCCTGCAACGTCGGTATCGAATCGACGATCCTCGACCTCTCGCGTCTGAACGAAGCCGGGCCGGTGATCCTGCGCCCGGGTGCGATCGGCCCGGATGCAGTCGCCGCCGTGATCGGCCGCCGCCCGGCGATGCGCGCGCCGGCCGCGGCGCACACCGAAGATACGCCGCGCGTTTCAGGCTCACTCGCCGCGCACTACGCGCCGCGCACGCCACTCGCCCTCGTCGCAAGCGAAGCCCTGGAATCCGCGCTCGCCAGTGCCGGCCCCGAGGCGGCCGTGATCGCGCGCCGAACCGCGAGCACGCTGGCGCACCGCGTTTGGATCCAGGCGCCGGCGAGCGCCGCCGGCTTCGCGCACGACCTCTACGCCAACCTGCGCGCGCTCGACGCGCTCGGCGCCAGCCAGATCCTCGTCGAAGCGCCGCCCGCGGAAGCCGGCTGGGAAGCGGTGCTCGACCGGCTGGGCCGCGCCGCGGTCGGCTCTGGCGAAGACGACGAAACCTGA
- a CDS encoding 5-(carboxyamino)imidazole ribonucleotide synthase — translation MSAILPPATLGMLGGGQLGRFFVLAAHEMGYKVWVLDPDPNSPAGVAADRHLKAAFDDYAALDQLAAGCAAITTEFENVPAGTLDYLAKFVPVRPSADAVAICQNRVAEKTFLANNGIPHAPFAPINTEADVRNAPSVLFPGILKVARFGYDGKGQARVANHDEALAAFQAFKGEACVLEQMLKLDYEVSVVLARDEHGKVKCFPTAENAHARGILDVSIAPARASGCQRDTAEELAERIAEQLDYIGTMAVEFFVSRGELYVNEMAPRPHNSGHYTIDACVTDQFEQQVRALVGLPLGDARAHSAAVMVNLLGDIWYDPTQPGPDSHGHYREPDWSQLLAIPNLKLHLYGKHHARPGRKMGHFTVIDADPAKAIETAMAARKAIGIQDE, via the coding sequence ATGAGCGCAATCCTCCCGCCCGCCACCCTGGGCATGCTTGGCGGTGGCCAGCTCGGCCGCTTCTTTGTGCTGGCCGCCCATGAGATGGGCTACAAGGTCTGGGTGCTCGACCCGGACCCCAACAGCCCGGCCGGCGTCGCCGCCGATCGCCACCTGAAAGCAGCTTTCGACGACTACGCCGCGCTGGATCAACTGGCCGCCGGCTGCGCGGCGATCACCACCGAGTTCGAGAACGTGCCGGCCGGCACCCTCGACTACCTCGCCAAGTTCGTGCCGGTGCGCCCCTCGGCGGACGCCGTTGCGATCTGCCAGAACCGCGTTGCCGAGAAGACCTTTCTGGCGAACAACGGCATCCCGCACGCCCCCTTCGCGCCGATCAACACGGAAGCCGATGTGCGCAACGCGCCGTCCGTGCTTTTCCCCGGCATCCTGAAGGTCGCCCGCTTCGGCTACGACGGCAAGGGCCAGGCGCGCGTCGCGAATCACGACGAAGCGCTCGCCGCCTTCCAGGCCTTCAAGGGCGAAGCCTGCGTGCTGGAGCAGATGCTCAAGCTCGACTACGAAGTGTCGGTGGTGCTGGCGCGCGACGAGCATGGCAAGGTGAAATGCTTCCCGACCGCCGAGAACGCGCACGCACGCGGCATCCTCGACGTTTCGATCGCACCGGCGCGCGCCTCCGGCTGCCAGCGCGATACCGCTGAAGAGCTGGCCGAGCGCATCGCCGAGCAGCTCGACTACATCGGCACCATGGCGGTCGAGTTCTTCGTTTCGCGCGGCGAGCTGTATGTAAACGAGATGGCGCCGCGCCCGCACAACAGCGGCCACTACACGATCGACGCCTGCGTCACCGATCAGTTCGAACAGCAGGTGCGCGCGCTGGTCGGCCTGCCGCTGGGTGACGCTCGCGCGCACAGCGCCGCGGTGATGGTGAACCTGCTTGGCGACATCTGGTACGACCCGACCCAGCCCGGCCCGGATTCGCACGGCCACTACCGCGAGCCGGACTGGTCGCAGCTGCTCGCGATCCCGAACCTGAAGCTGCACCTCTACGGCAAGCACCACGCCCGCCCGGGCCGCAAGATGGGCCACTTCACGGTGATCGACGCTGATCCGGCCAAGGCAATCGAGACCGCGATGGCTGCGCGCAAGGCCATCGGCATTCAGGACGAGTAA